The following are encoded together in the Borrelia coriaceae genome:
- a CDS encoding ParA family protein has translation MDNKKTKIITIASIKGGVGKSTTCLIFATLLAKDYKVLLIDMDTQASVTSYFFMEIEKQNIDLRTVNIYEVLKNNLGICDAIINIEGNLDLIPSYLSLHKFNKEAITFKEIKLQKQLQNLALDYDYIILDTNPSLDYTLTNALVVSNYIIVPMTAEKWSVESLELLNFSVDDLAIEIPVFLIITRFKKNNTHKELFNLLKEDKNFLGLVSEREDLNKKIAKNDSFNLNKDYILEYKIILNNLLKRILMSS, from the coding sequence ATGGATAATAAAAAGACAAAAATAATAACTATTGCTTCAATTAAGGGAGGTGTTGGGAAAAGTACAACTTGTTTAATATTTGCGACTCTTCTGGCAAAAGATTATAAGGTGCTTTTAATAGATATGGATACCCAGGCTTCAGTTACTAGTTACTTTTTTATGGAAATAGAAAAACAAAATATTGATTTAAGAACTGTTAATATATATGAAGTTTTAAAGAATAACCTAGGCATTTGTGATGCAATAATAAATATTGAAGGCAATCTAGATTTAATTCCTAGCTATTTAAGCCTGCACAAGTTTAATAAAGAAGCTATAACATTTAAAGAGATTAAATTACAAAAACAACTGCAAAATTTAGCACTAGATTATGATTATATAATCTTAGATACTAATCCGAGTTTGGATTATACTTTGACCAATGCTCTTGTAGTTAGTAACTATATAATAGTACCTATGACTGCTGAGAAGTGGTCTGTTGAGAGTTTGGAGCTTTTAAATTTTTCTGTCGATGACCTAGCTATAGAAATTCCTGTTTTTTTAATAATAACAAGATTTAAGAAGAATAATACACATAAAGAGTTGTTTAATTTACTTAAAGAAGATAAAAATTTTTTAGGATTAGTATCAGAACGAGAAGATCTAAATAAAAAAATAGCAAAAAATGATTCATTTAATTTGAATAAAGATTATATATTGGAATATAAAATTATATTAAATAATCTTTTAAAAAGAATTTTAATGTCCAGTTAA
- a CDS encoding chromosome replication/partitioning protein, with protein sequence MDIIINKRNLETVDEMKSYYNKLKQKLKSNFQQEIYYKMEAIKILKEIKDNEYYKLDGYRIFEDFIKDYKLARSQAYDYLKIATALANGTLEENYVIENGITQTIAFLRTTSSKLKKSKYNLIKPLHLQLKSQESYDFYKKNAKFTGFILDILFSSKKDWLKQLQSEFEIFNEKIK encoded by the coding sequence ATGGATATTATAATAAATAAAAGAAATTTAGAGACAGTTGATGAAATGAAAAGTTATTATAATAAACTAAAACAAAAGTTAAAATCTAATTTTCAACAAGAAATTTATTATAAAATGGAAGCTATAAAAATTTTAAAAGAAATAAAGGATAATGAATATTATAAATTAGATGGGTATAGAATCTTTGAAGATTTTATTAAAGATTATAAGTTAGCAAGAAGTCAGGCTTATGATTATTTAAAAATAGCAACTGCTTTGGCAAATGGAACTTTAGAGGAGAACTATGTCATAGAAAATGGAATTACACAGACGATTGCATTTTTGAGAACCACATCAAGTAAATTGAAAAAGTCCAAATACAACCTGATAAAACCATTACATTTGCAACTGAAGAGTCAAGAAAGTTATGATTTTTATAAGAAAAATGCAAAATTCACAGGTTTTATATTAGATATTCTTTTTTCAAGTAAAAAGGATTGGCTGAAGCAATTACAAAGTGAATTTGAAATTTTCAATGAGAAAATTAAGTAA
- a CDS encoding DUF226 domain-containing protein, which yields MQNVLERLKKKELEIKGKRAKSIFSKIESNNSKTLYHTKIMMDFFTFGVDKRQKYKFFIAFRGLFNQSKVELFSLFALKDDDKFLGIYYGYRKPIQNLVTRYEENGVTKSSTFSKVYYVEFRFKKGSVFCYIKGIAYLLKKEKIDTKYYKSLLEKLINLEKQVYEFYNEKLSDGSFINKWIIKRQK from the coding sequence ATGCAAAATGTATTAGAACGCCTCAAAAAAAAAGAATTAGAAATTAAGGGAAAAAGAGCTAAATCCATCTTCTCCAAAATAGAAAGTAACAACAGTAAAACATTATATCATACAAAAATTATGATGGATTTCTTTACATTTGGGGTAGATAAAAGACAAAAATATAAGTTTTTTATTGCATTTAGGGGTTTATTTAATCAATCGAAAGTAGAACTTTTTAGTTTATTTGCTTTGAAAGATGATGATAAATTTTTAGGTATTTATTATGGTTATAGGAAGCCAATACAAAATCTCGTAACAAGATATGAAGAAAATGGAGTTACAAAGTCATCTACATTTTCAAAAGTTTATTACGTAGAATTTAGATTTAAAAAAGGCAGTGTATTTTGTTATATTAAAGGAATTGCTTACTTACTTAAAAAGGAAAAAATCGATACGAAATATTACAAATCTTTGTTAGAAAAACTTATAAATCTAGAAAAACAAGTATATGAATTCTACAATGAAAAGTTATCAGATGGGAGTTTTATAAATAAATGGATAATAAAAAGACAAAAATAA
- a CDS encoding plasmid maintenance protein, with the protein MSNTKKPINKYQHKLIVLISTLNYANSNLDQYTQSDILYYFNNNIKKNGQEPVKLKTLQNYLYKLEKIFKVTNNYHRHLGVNMGTEIHYELKYNKKACYYIINKHFREKKETRHKDRVNAYLKKLYTKNSSVEKEECYYNTYNKKEEKKNKKFIERLQVKKYAKKCNFKTNAFFTILDLETEKIFKIKALKAIKKAEDNVYNKIKQKNDKLQSKQKKLNRILSNTRTSLKNEGYDNKQLKIQVEKVYEQYKNKPHFIIENNKYNDLEKIISKLKNTVKYVLTDSKGEEKNIRNNIFSILIEQLRHINKSIVVPILKDYLNKQKKLTYNKVFNNYYYYELLKLIENDKDYPEKGKFKKITS; encoded by the coding sequence ATGAGTAACACAAAAAAGCCTATAAACAAATACCAACACAAATTAATTGTTTTAATATCAACATTAAATTACGCGAACTCAAACCTAGATCAGTATACCCAAAGCGACATACTTTATTATTTCAATAATAATATAAAAAAAAATGGTCAAGAGCCTGTTAAACTTAAAACACTACAAAACTATCTTTACAAACTAGAAAAAATATTTAAAGTAACTAATAACTACCATAGACATTTAGGCGTAAATATGGGTACTGAAATACACTATGAACTTAAATACAATAAAAAAGCATGTTACTATATAATCAATAAACACTTTAGGGAAAAAAAAGAGACAAGGCATAAAGACCGTGTTAATGCATATCTCAAAAAACTTTACACTAAAAATAGTAGTGTAGAAAAAGAGGAGTGTTATTATAATACTTATAATAAAAAAGAAGAAAAGAAAAACAAAAAATTTATAGAAAGATTACAAGTAAAAAAATATGCTAAAAAATGCAATTTCAAGACAAACGCCTTCTTCACTATTTTGGATTTAGAAACAGAAAAAATTTTCAAGATTAAAGCATTGAAAGCGATCAAAAAAGCCGAAGATAACGTATACAATAAAATTAAACAAAAAAACGACAAGCTACAAAGTAAACAAAAAAAATTAAATAGAATATTGAGCAATACAAGGACTAGTCTGAAGAATGAAGGATATGATAATAAACAGTTAAAAATACAAGTAGAAAAAGTATATGAACAATATAAAAACAAACCCCACTTTATCATAGAAAACAATAAATACAATGATTTAGAAAAGATAATAAGCAAACTTAAAAACACAGTCAAATATGTTTTAACAGATTCTAAAGGAGAAGAAAAAAACATTAGGAACAATATATTCAGTATACTCATTGAACAATTAAGACATATAAATAAATCAATTGTAGTACCGATATTAAAAGATTACTTGAATAAACAAAAAAAATTGACATACAATAAGGTATTTAACAACTACTATTACTATGAACTTTTAAAATTAATAGAAAATGATAAAGATTATCCAGAAAAAGGAAAATTTAAAAAGATTACAAGTTAA